One stretch of Nicotiana tabacum cultivar K326 chromosome 18, ASM71507v2, whole genome shotgun sequence DNA includes these proteins:
- the LOC107766880 gene encoding uncharacterized protein LOC107766880 → MSYQHVHEGPYPPPGYGPPPPQPQGYPPPGMPSPPGLYGGGGYPPPPPPPGPHSYQGYFNDQYPPPPPQHIYHDQGGGYYHGDDNGCSSFLKGCLATLCCCCLLEECCRCF, encoded by the exons ATGAGTTACCAGCATGTTCATGAAGGTCCCTACCCACCCCCAG GGTATGGACCACCACCACCTCAACCACAAGGATACCCTCCACCGGGGATGCCATCACCACCAGGGCTTTACGGTGGAGGCGGCTACCCTCCTCCACCACCACCTCCTGGACCCCACAGTTATCAAGGCTACTTTAATGATCAATACCCTCCACCACCACCTCAGCACATCTACCATGACCAGGGTGGTGGCTATTATCATGGTGATGACAATGGCTGTTCTTCATTCCTAAAAGGGTG TTTGGCTACTCTGTGTTGTTGCTGTCTCTTGGAGGAGTGCTGTAGATGCTTCTAG
- the LOC107766879 gene encoding GEM-like protein 5 has product MTSTPENNQIPAKAKEPEPPETFPPAAPSSTSGSQDPSPDMGRAKLGTHIMGPPAVPTTHPDNQKAALWRADQDHHRQDFQPQPYLVYSPVQRPSNNPLDPVVHMLNSWSNRAETTARNVWHNLKTGPSVSEAACGKLKLTAKALTEGGYEPLYKQNFATDPNEQLKKTFACYLSTTTGPVAGTLYLSSTKVAFCSDRPLSFGAPSGQEAWSYYKVAIPLANIATINPVVMRENPSERYIQIVTIDGHDFWFMGLISFEKAKHHLLETLSMFRGQPFGGHGNVPVAQPAVNY; this is encoded by the exons ATGACAAGCACACCAGAGAATAACCAAATACCAGCTAAAGCTAAAGAACCAGAACCCCCCGAAACATTTCCCCCTGCAGCTCCTTCATCAACTTCAGGATCACAAGATCCATCACCTGATATGGGTCGGGCAAAATTGGGTACCCATATTATGGGACCTCCAGCAGTTCCAACTACACATCCAGACAACCAGAAGGCTGCCTTATGGAGAGCTGATCAGGACCATCACCGCCAAGATTTTCAACCACAGCCTTACCTTGTGTATTCTCCTGTTCAAAGGCCGAGCAACAACCCTCTTGATCCTGTTGTTCATATGCTCAATTCTTGGAGTAATAGAGCTGAGACCACCGCCCGCAACGTCTGGCATAACC TGAAAACTGGGCCATCAGTATCCGAAGCTGCATGTGGAAAGCTTAAATTGACAGCTAAGGCTTTAACTGAGGGAGGATATGAGCCACTATACAAGCAGAATTTTGCTACAGATCCAAATGAGCAGTTGAAGAAAACATTTGCTTGTTACCTATCTACAACAACTGGCCCTGTTGCTGGAACTCTGTACCTATCATCTACTAAAGTGGCTTTCTGTAGTGATCGTCCCTTATCTTTCGGAGCTCCATCTGGACAGGAGGCTTGGAGCTACTATAAG GTTGCAATACCATTGGCAAACATTGCCACTATCAACCCTGTAGTGATGAGAGAAAATCCATCAGAAAGGTACATTCAGATTGTCACCATTGATGGTCATGACTTTTGGTTTATGGGATTAATCAGTTTTGAGAAAGCAAAGCATCATCTTCTGGAGACTTTATCGATGTTTAGAGGGCAACCTTTTGGTGGACATGGCAATGTGCCAGTGGCACAACCGGCTGTTAATTACTAG